In Cicer arietinum cultivar CDC Frontier isolate Library 1 chromosome 7, Cicar.CDCFrontier_v2.0, whole genome shotgun sequence, a single window of DNA contains:
- the LOC105851354 gene encoding uncharacterized protein, producing MLSEVGDTRIFGLEVIHETTEKIKVIKDKLKIAQSRQKSYADIRRRHLEFEEGDHRIGTSTYRIALPPNLSSLYNVFHVSQLKKYIPNPHQILSHESVQLKSNITYDPMPIQIIDRSVKALRSK from the exons ATGTTGTCAGAAGTAGGGGATACGAGGATCTTTGGTCTTGAAGTTATCCACGAGACCACTGAAAAGATTAAGGTCATTAAGGATAAACTAAAGATAGCCCAAAGTAGGCAAAAGAGCTATGCTGATATTAGGAGAAGGCATTTGGAGTTTGAGGAGGGCGATCAT AGGATAGGTACCTCTACATACAGAATAGCTTTGCCACCCAATTTATCCAGTCTATATAATGTTTTTCACGTCTCCCAGTTAAAGAAATACATTCCTAACCCTCATCAAATATTGAGTCATGAATCTGTCCAACTCAAGTCAAACATTACTTATGATCCAATGCCAATCCAAATTATAGATAGAAGTGTAAAAGCATTGAGAAGCAAATAA